The DNA region AACGACGTCGACACCTCGACCATCCTCTCCTCCCTGGTATCTGCCGGGATCGCGGTGCGGAGCTTCACGCCAACGCTGAAGTCCTTGGACGACATCTTCATCGAAATTTACGGCGCCGACGCGACGGGAGTCGAGTGATGATGCGCAGGCATGCTCTCCGCGAGGTCGTTGGCTTTGAGGTGCGACGAACGCTTTCCAAGAAGCGGTTCTGGCTCGCCACTCTGCTCGTTCCCGGGCTCTTGGTGGTCATCTTCGCCATCTCGTTCCTCTCGGGGACTTCCTCCAACGCCGCGACTCAAGCGCAATCGAGTTCGCGCTTCACGTTCGAGTACGTCGACGAGTCAAACCTCATCGATCCGGCTTTGGCGAAGGCGGCCGAGGGCACAGTCGTCAGCAGTGCCGACCAGGGCCTGGCGGATGTGAAGTCGGGCTCGGTGACCGCGTTCTTCGTGTACCCGAAGGACCCCAGCAAGCAGCCCATTGAGGTCTATGGCGTCAATGACGGCGTCTTCGGAAACGGCAAGTATTCGACAGCGGCCATCAACCTTCTGAAGGCCAGCGCAACCCAAAAGATCGGCTCACCGGAATTGAGTGCGATTGTTCAGGGCGCCGCAACGACCCACAGCACGACGTTCGAGAACGGTCGCGTCGCAGGGGGGATCGAGTCGGTGATTCCGCCGATGCTCTACCTGGTCTTGCTGTACATCGTGATCATCCTGATGGGCAATCAGATGCTGTCGGCAACCGTCGAGGAGAAGGAGAACAGGGTCACGGAAATGATCCTCACCACGATCAGGGCAAAGACCCTCCTCGTCGGCAAGGTGGTCTCGCTCTTCGTCATCGGCTTCGTGCAGATGGTCGCTTTCGCAATCCCTGTGGGAATTGCTTACATGGCCTTCCGAGACAAGCTGAGCATCCCCAACGTCGACCTGTCGACACTTCAATTTCAGGCGGGCCCGATGATCATCGGGGCGCTGCTCCTCGTGGGCAGCTTTGCCCTCTTCACCGCGACGCTTGTGGCCATCGGTGCGGCGATGCCGACGGTCAAGGACGCGGCCCCGTTCTTCGCCGGCATGGTGATTACGCTCTTCCTTCCCATCTATGCGGTGTCCCTTATCGTGACGTCGCCACAGGCACCAATCGTGCAGGCGTTCACGTTCTTCCCGTATACCGCACCGGTCACCGCCCTGGTACGCAACGCATTGGGCTCCCTGCCGCTATGGGTCGCGATCATCGACATCGTGGTGCTTTACGGGCTCTCCGCGGTCGTACTACAGATCGCCGTGCGGATCTTCAAGTACGGCTCCATCGAATACGGCAAGAAGGTCTCCCTCAAGGGCGCGCTGGCGCTGCGCGAGAACCGCTAGGGCCCGCCCCACCACGGGCCCTCGCTGTACAAGGTGCTCACGTCGTTCCCTTGCGAAAACGGCAAGACAGGGCGCATCAAGTGGAGCTTCGAGAAGTTTGTGGTGCCGCCGGACGGAAAGGTCTCCCGATTCCAGCCGACCGTCAAGCCCGATGACTCCGCGATCATCGCAGCTACCGAGGGTGCACTCGCCGCACGGGAGGCGTGACCGCACGCCCACCGCATAAATCGGCGGCGATCCGGATAGGGTCTGCGTTAAGAATCGGCATCACCTTTGGGGGACCAGATGTTGCGACGCGGACTTGCGCTCTTGCCCGTTTCGGCGCCTCGGGCGGCGATCGCCGCGTTGTGCGTGATCCTCGCGGTCGCGGGGTGCGATGGGCCTCCACCCGGTGCGAAGGAGACAGTGCAGCGGCTGGCCGCGCTCGATATCGTGACGTCCCCGCCGCCGCAAGGGGTGCGGGTCGCTTATGCCGAGGACTTGGGCAGCGACAGCTCCATTACCGCCCGGGACCCGAGCATCACCGTCGTGTACGCGACAACCGCTTCGATCGACGATGTGCGGAATTTCTACCTCTCCGCCTTTCCGGAGTACGCCATCGGGGAGGGTTGCTGCGCACCCCGCGGAGAGGCCTTCCTCTCGAGCGTCACTACCGGCGACGCGTACGTCGACATTACGATCAGCCCCGGCGCACCGCACTACAAGGGCTACAGCACTCCGTCGCCCAGCCCAGCACCGGAGGGCGCCAACCTGTACGTCGCCGTGGACGTGAGCCCCCGCGTCGCCCGGGATTGGCAGACCGATCCGCGCAAACCCACCACAAGTCAATCTGCACCTTGAGCGCGTCGTGCTCGGCGGCGTCGCCAAAGGCGTCCCAAGGCAAGAGCCTCTTGACGACGACGGGAACGTCCGGGCCCTCAGGGTGCCATTCCTTTGACGGCACACCCGTTTGAGGAGGGTGACTCCCCCTACAACCCCAGCGACTTCATCGCGGCTTCGGGGTAGCGCGCGCCTTGGATGGTCACCGCGTCGGAGGCGGCCGCAATCTCCGCAAGGTCGTCGGGCGTGAGCACTAGGTCGGCCGCCCCCAGGTTCTCGGTCAGCCGGTCCAGGTGGCGGGTCCCTGGGATCGGCACAATCCACGGCTTCCGCGCGAGCAGCCAGGCGAGCGCGATCTGGGCGGTCGTCGTGCCCTTTCTGGTCGCGATGTCGGCCATGAGCTCCACGAGAGCCATATTGACGGAGCGGCTTTCGGCGGCAAAGCGAGGGACGCTGTTGCGGAAGTCGCCTGCGGCGAACTCCGTGTCCACCGCAATCTTCCCCGTAAGGAAGCCCCGCCCGAGTGGGCTGTAGGCGACAAAGCCGATGCCCAGCTCTTCCAGTGTTGTCAGTACCGCGCCCTCAGGGCCACGTTCCCACAGCGAGTACTCGCCCTGCACGGCCGTCACGGGATGGACCGCGTGCGCGCGGCGGATCGTCGCCGCGCTGGCCTCGGACATCCCGAAGTGGCGCACCTTGCCTGCCTCGATGAGATCCTTGACGGCCCCCGCGGTGTCCTCGATGGGGACGTTCGGATCGACGCGATGCTGGTAGAACAGATCGATCGCGTCGATGCCGAGGCGCGCCAGGCACTCGTCGGCTACCCTCTTTACGTGCTCGGGCTGACTGTTAGGGCCGTGGTTCTTGCCGTCGGGCGTGATGTCAAAGGCGAACTTCGTGGCGATGACGACCTGGTCTCGCACTGGACGAAGCGCCTCCCCCACGAGCACCTCGTTGTGAAAGGGGCCATAGAGCTCGGCGGTGTCGAACAGGGTGACGCCAAGTTCGACCGCGTCCCGCAACAGCTTGATGTTGTCGGCACGGTCCGGACCCGGACCGTAAGCCATGCTCATGCCCATGCAGCCAAACCCGATGGCAGAGACCTCGAGGCCGCCGCCCGGCAGGCCATTGCCCAAAACTCGCTTGTCCATTTCAGCATCCTCTCACCGCTAAGTCGCCCGCGCACGCCCCGCGCGACAAGTCCCCGGCCCACCGGCGCAGCACCGCTGCTAGCGTGGAGTAGCTACGTCTGTAGCACGGGCGCATGCGGCCTCGTCGCACGAGCCCAGCAGGCAAAGGAGTGGCTCATGAGCCGCAAGAATTTCGGGGTCCTCGGTGGCCTACTGATTGCATTCGCAGTGCTCCTCACAGGAACTGGTCTCAACTTCGCGACCGATTCCCTCAAGGACACCACTTCGCTCGTGCTGTTGGTCGTAGGCCTAGGAGTGGCCCTCTTGCTGATCATCGGCAATCGGGTCTATGCCTCGTACTGTGCCATTGCCGCATCGACCATCACCGTGATCATGGTTGTCGACATGCTTCGCGGGTCCGGCTTCGATCTCTCGGTCAAGCTCGTCGTGCTTGTCGTTGGCGTCGTTCTGGCGCTGTACTCCACACTCGGAAGCAAAAAGTAGGCGCATTTGATCGTGACTGGTGGGCGACGGGGAAACTCGTCGTCCACTTGGCGCCGGGGGCGCTGAACTCACCGCCCGGGACGCTTGAGGGAGCCGCCGCCGCGCCGACGCACTACCGTTAGGGTATGCCTTCCGATAATTCCGCCGACGCTAATACGGCCGTCGAGTCCCACCACGACCTCACGTTTGCCGAACTCGGATTGGGTGAAGCAGTTCTCAAGGCCCTTCGCGCGGCCGGATACGAGACGCCATCCGCGATTCAGGCGGCCACGATTCCCCACCTCCTTGCTGGGCGCGACGTCGTCGGCCTCGCGCAGACGGGCACCGGAAAGACCGCCGCCTTTGCGCTCCCGATCCTCGAACACCTCGACCGCGCTCAGAAGAACCCTCAAGCCCTCGTTCTCCTGCCCACTCGCGAGCTGGCCCTGCAGGTGTGCGAGTCATTCGAGAAGTACGCGGGTCACAGCGCGGGCGTACACGTGCTCCCCATCTATGGCGGTCAGGGCTACGGGCAGCAACTGTCGGCGTTGCGCCGCGGCGTCCACATCGTGGTCGGCACACCCGGCCGCATCATGGACCACCTTGAAAAGGGCACCCTGGACCTCTCCGAGTTGAAGTACCTGGTGCTCGACGAGGCCGATGAAATGCTCAAGATGGGCTTCGCCGAGGACGTCGAGATCATCCTCGCCAAAACGCCCGAAACCAAGCAGGTTGCTCTCTTCTCCGCCACGATGCCCCAGCAGATTCGCAGGCTCTCCGCGAAGTACCTCCACGACGCTCAAGAGGTCACCGTCAAGGAGAAGACGACCACCTCGGAGAACCTCACGCAGCGCTACCTCGTGGTCTCTTATCCCCAGAAGGTCGACGCTCTCACCCGCATCCTCGAGGTCGAGAACTTCGAGGGGATGATCGTGTTCACGCGCACCAGAAACGAGACCGAGACGCTCGCCGAGAAGCTCCGTGCCAGGGGCTATGCGGCGGCGGCGATCAGCGGCGACGTGGTGCAGGCCCAGCGTGAGCGCACCATCAAGCAGCTCAAGGATGGCAAACTCGACATTCTGGTCGCGACCGATGTTGCCGCCCGCGGGCTCGACGTCGACCGCATCAGCCACGTCGTGAACTTCGACATCCCCATCGACACGGAGTCATACGTGCACCGCGTCGGCCGCACGGGCCGCGCGGGTCGCACGGGCGATGCCATCAGCTTTGTCACGCCGCGCGAGCGCCGCATGCTCACCTCGATCGAGCGTGCGACGAGGCAGCCGCTGACGCAGATGTTCCTGCCCAGCGTCGACGACGTCAACGCCACCCGCCTCGCACGCTTCGATGATCGCATCACGATGGCGCTCGCTCAGGGCGATCGGATCCAGGCGTTCCGCGACATCGTCGGCCACTACGTGGCAAACCACGACGTTCCCGAGGGCGACGTGGCCGCGGCCCTCGCCGTCGTCGCCCAAGGCGACACTCCCCTGCTGCTCGACCCCGCCGAGGAGGCCCGTGCGCCGCAGTTCGTGCGGGAGGAGCGCCCGCTGCACGGCGTGCGTCAGGATGGTCCCAAGGCTGAGCGCTACCGCCGCGACTCTGCGGGACCGACCGCCACCTACCGCATCGCCGTGGGCAAGCGCCACAAGGTCGAGCCGCGCCAGATCGTCGGCGCCATCGCCAATGAGGGCGGCCTGAGCCGTGGTGACTTCGGAGCGATCAAGATCCACCCCAACTTCTCTCTTGTAGACCTCCCCGCGAACCTGCCGGGCGATGTGCTTGGCAAGCTCGCTCGCACGCGCATCAGCGGCGTGCTCATTGACATCAAGCTCGACGGTGGCACCTCGTCGAGCTATGGGGACGGGCGTCCGCCCCGCCACGACCACGCGCCCAAGGGGGATCGGCCCCGTTATGGGGATGGCCAGGGTCGCAAGCCGCGTCACTCGTAGGCGCTCCTGACGGGAGTCCGCGACCTCGGGCGATTGCCCCAGGGTGCGTTGTTCCCTAGGGATGCCCTTCCCTGTGCGCCTCTAGTGAATGAGCACCTTGAGCGCGTCGTTCCCTGCCGCGTTGCCGAAGACGTCGTACGCCTTAAGCATCTCGTCGAACGTGAACTCGTGGGTAACGAACTTCTTGGCCGGGAGCTTGTGCTCGGCGACGAGCTTGAGCAGCATGCCCAGGGTGTTCGTGTTGACGAGCCCCATCGAGATGCCGATGTTGCGGATCCAGAGTTCGTTGAGTTTCAGTTCCACGGGCTTGCCGTGCACGCCGATGTTGGCGACGTGACCTCCGGGGCGCACAACTTCTGTCGCCATGGTGAACGTCAGCGGAATTCCCACGGCCTCGATTGCGACATCCACGCCCTGGCCGTCGGTCAGCGCAAGGACCTGCTTCTTCCAGTCCTTGTCTCCGGAGTTGACGGTGTCCGTCGCTCCGAAGCCCGCCGCGCGCTTGAGCCGGGCAGAATCGAGGTCCACCGCGATGATCTTCGAAGGTCCGTATAGCCGCGCAGTCATGACGGCCGCGAGACCAACAGGCCCCGAGCCGATCACAGCGACCACGTCACCCGGCTTCACCTGTCCGTATTGCACGCCGATCTCGAAGCCTGTCGGCAGGATGTCCGAAAGCAGGATGCCCTCCGCGTCGGTCATGCCCTTGGGCAACTTGTACACGGAGTTTTCGGCGAAGGGCACGCGCACATACTCCGCCTGCGTCCCGTCGATCATGTAGCCGAGGATCCAGCCGATGCCGGCGATTCCCTCCGGGTCGAGGCAGTGGCTGTAGAGGCCCTGGCGGCAATTCGCGCACTTCCCGCAAGAGCTGACGCACGAGAGGATCACGCGGTCGCCGACGGCCAGTTGGGTGATACCCTCCCCCACCTCCGTGATCTCTCCGATGCCCTCGTGGCCAAGGATCCGGCCCACCTCAACCTCGGGCACGTCGCCCTTGAGGATGTGGAGGTCGGTGCCGCAGATGGTTGTGGCGATCATCTTGACGACGACGTCGGTGGGGCTGGTGATGACCGGCCTTGGGACGTCTTTCCAGGCCTTCTTGCCGGGTCCCTCGTAGACGAGGGCCTTCATGTTTGTCGCGTCGGGCGCTTCGTTGCTGCGGCCGAGCGGTGCTCCAGGTGCGATGGTCATGACGCTGACCGATCTGGTCGTCTTCAACGACCTGCTCTCTTGAGCGAGAACCCAGGCGGGAAGTCGGAGGGGTCCGGGCGCTTAGGGCGCCCTTACTTCACCGTACGCCTGTTTGGTTCGACGGGCCGCGCGCGCCTCGGTTTGGCTCAGACCGAGCGCTCCCACGGCACCGCTTCGCCCGCTTGAAGCGAGGCGCGCGCATCGAGGACCCGCTGGTTGAGGCTTCCCCTGAATGCCAGCGTCAGGTCGCGTTGTTCATGCTCGTATCGGCCATCGATCAAGACGTCGAGGTGGCTCAAGAGCTCTTGCTTGTCCGCGCTCTCGCCCACGAGTTCCTCAAACGTGTAGCCGGTCCAGC from Demequina lutea includes:
- a CDS encoding ABC transporter permease, with product MMRRHALREVVGFEVRRTLSKKRFWLATLLVPGLLVVIFAISFLSGTSSNAATQAQSSSRFTFEYVDESNLIDPALAKAAEGTVVSSADQGLADVKSGSVTAFFVYPKDPSKQPIEVYGVNDGVFGNGKYSTAAINLLKASATQKIGSPELSAIVQGAATTHSTTFENGRVAGGIESVIPPMLYLVLLYIVIILMGNQMLSATVEEKENRVTEMILTTIRAKTLLVGKVVSLFVIGFVQMVAFAIPVGIAYMAFRDKLSIPNVDLSTLQFQAGPMIIGALLLVGSFALFTATLVAIGAAMPTVKDAAPFFAGMVITLFLPIYAVSLIVTSPQAPIVQAFTFFPYTAPVTALVRNALGSLPLWVAIIDIVVLYGLSAVVLQIAVRIFKYGSIEYGKKVSLKGALALRENR
- a CDS encoding aldo/keto reductase yields the protein MDKRVLGNGLPGGGLEVSAIGFGCMGMSMAYGPGPDRADNIKLLRDAVELGVTLFDTAELYGPFHNEVLVGEALRPVRDQVVIATKFAFDITPDGKNHGPNSQPEHVKRVADECLARLGIDAIDLFYQHRVDPNVPIEDTAGAVKDLIEAGKVRHFGMSEASAATIRRAHAVHPVTAVQGEYSLWERGPEGAVLTTLEELGIGFVAYSPLGRGFLTGKIAVDTEFAAGDFRNSVPRFAAESRSVNMALVELMADIATRKGTTTAQIALAWLLARKPWIVPIPGTRHLDRLTENLGAADLVLTPDDLAEIAAASDAVTIQGARYPEAAMKSLGL
- a CDS encoding DEAD/DEAH box helicase, giving the protein MPSDNSADANTAVESHHDLTFAELGLGEAVLKALRAAGYETPSAIQAATIPHLLAGRDVVGLAQTGTGKTAAFALPILEHLDRAQKNPQALVLLPTRELALQVCESFEKYAGHSAGVHVLPIYGGQGYGQQLSALRRGVHIVVGTPGRIMDHLEKGTLDLSELKYLVLDEADEMLKMGFAEDVEIILAKTPETKQVALFSATMPQQIRRLSAKYLHDAQEVTVKEKTTTSENLTQRYLVVSYPQKVDALTRILEVENFEGMIVFTRTRNETETLAEKLRARGYAAAAISGDVVQAQRERTIKQLKDGKLDILVATDVAARGLDVDRISHVVNFDIPIDTESYVHRVGRTGRAGRTGDAISFVTPRERRMLTSIERATRQPLTQMFLPSVDDVNATRLARFDDRITMALAQGDRIQAFRDIVGHYVANHDVPEGDVAAALAVVAQGDTPLLLDPAEEARAPQFVREERPLHGVRQDGPKAERYRRDSAGPTATYRIAVGKRHKVEPRQIVGAIANEGGLSRGDFGAIKIHPNFSLVDLPANLPGDVLGKLARTRISGVLIDIKLDGGTSSSYGDGRPPRHDHAPKGDRPRYGDGQGRKPRHS
- a CDS encoding zinc-dependent alcohol dehydrogenase family protein encodes the protein MKALVYEGPGKKAWKDVPRPVITSPTDVVVKMIATTICGTDLHILKGDVPEVEVGRILGHEGIGEITEVGEGITQLAVGDRVILSCVSSCGKCANCRQGLYSHCLDPEGIAGIGWILGYMIDGTQAEYVRVPFAENSVYKLPKGMTDAEGILLSDILPTGFEIGVQYGQVKPGDVVAVIGSGPVGLAAVMTARLYGPSKIIAVDLDSARLKRAAGFGATDTVNSGDKDWKKQVLALTDGQGVDVAIEAVGIPLTFTMATEVVRPGGHVANIGVHGKPVELKLNELWIRNIGISMGLVNTNTLGMLLKLVAEHKLPAKKFVTHEFTFDEMLKAYDVFGNAAGNDALKVLIH